In the genome of Muntiacus reevesi chromosome 5, mMunRee1.1, whole genome shotgun sequence, one region contains:
- the LOC136169244 gene encoding putative olfactory receptor 8G3, producing MDPRNHTSVTEFILAGLTEQPQLQLPLFLLFLGIYVVTVVGNLGMITLTGLNSHLKTPMYYFLSNLSLIDLCQSTVITPKMLVNFVTEKNIISYPECMTQLYYFLLFIIAESYILAEMAYDRYVAICNPLLYNAIMSYYRCFQLTAAVYILCIIQSTFHTCLMLRFYFCKANIINYYFCDVFPLMELSCSSIYFNELLALVCSSFNALIPTLTVLISYIYILYKIFHIHSTEGRSKAFSTCSSHILAVAVFYGSAAFMYLQPSSVSPMDQGKVSSVLYTCIVPMLNPLIYSLWSKDVKWALNKILDLGKYR from the coding sequence ATGGACCCTAGAAATCACACCTCAGTGACTGAGTTCATCCTCGCTGGGCTCACAGAACAGCCACAACTCCAGCTGCcacttttcctcctcttcctagGAATCTATGTGGTCACGGTGGTAGGGAATCTGGGCATGATCACACTGACTGGGCTCAATTCTCACCTGAAAACCCCCATGTATTATTTCCTCAGCAACTTGTCCCTTATTGATCTCTGTCAGTCTACTGTCATTACCCCCAAAATGCTGGTGAACTTTGTGACAGAGAAAAATATCATCTCCTATCCTGAATGTATGACTCAGCTctattactttcttctttttattattgcaGAGAGCTATATATTGGCTGAAATGGCATATGACCGCTATGTTGCCATCTGTAACCCCTTGCTTTATAATGCCATCATGTCTTATTATAGGTGCTTCCAGCTCACAGCAGCAGTTTATATCTTGTGCATTATTCAATCGACATTCCATACTTGCCTAATGTTGAGATTCTATTTCTGCAAGGccaatattattaactattattTCTGTGATGTTTTTCCACTCATGGAGCTATCCTGTTCTAGTATCTATTTCAATGAGTTATTGGCTCTAGTCTGCAGTTCTTTCAATGCCCTGATTCCTACCTTGACTGTTCTTATCTCCTATATCTACATCCTCTACAAAATCTTCCACATCCACTCCACGGAGGGCAGGTCCAAAGCCTTCAGCACTTGCAGttcccatatcttggctgttgctGTTTTCTATGGATCTGCAGCATTCATGTACCTGCAGCCATCATCTGTGAGCCCCATGGACCAAGGGAAAGTGTCCTCTGTGCTTTATACCTGCATTGTTCCCATGCTGAATCCTTTGATCTACAGCTTGTGGAGTAAGGACGTCAAATGGGCCCTAAATAAAATACTGGACCTTGGAAAATATAGATGA
- the LOC136169116 gene encoding olfactory receptor 10D1B-like: MRNASLVTEFILLGIPHTEDLETMLFVLFLSFYIFTLMGNLLILLAIVSSTRLHTPMYFFLCKLSVCDIFFPSVSSPKMLFYLSGNSRAISYAGCVSQLFFYHFLGCTECFLYTVMAYDRFVAICYPLRYTIIMSHRACAILAMGTSFFGCIQAIFLTTLTFQLPYCGPNEVDYYFCNIPVMLKLACADTSALEMVGFISVGLMPLSCFLLILTSYNCIVYSILQIRSTEGQRRAFSTCSAHLTAILLSFMPVVLIYLQPTPNPWLNATVQVLNNLVTPMLNPLIYSLRNKEVKYSLRKVVEEMALIHEK, translated from the coding sequence ATGAGGAACGCCTCACTGGTGACTGAGTTTATTCTGCTGGGCATCCCGCACACAGAAGACCTGGAGACCATGCTCTTTGTCCTATTTCTGTCCTTCTACATCTTCACTCTTATGGGGAACCTGCTCATCCTACTGGCAATTGTCTCCTCCACACGGCTGCAcactcccatgtacttctttctgtGTAAACTATCTGTGTGTGAcatattttttccctctgtgaGTTCCCCCAAGATGCTCTTCTACCTCTCAGGGAACAGCCGAGCCATCTCCTACGCAGGCTGCGTGTCCCAGCTCTTCTTCTACCACTTCCTGGGTTGTACGGAGTGTTTCTTGTACACGGTAATGGCCTATGATCGCTTTGTTGCCATATGTTACCCTCTGCGCTACACAATAATCATGAGTCACAGAGCGTGTGCCATCCTGGCCATGGGCACCTCGTTTTTTGGGTGTATTCAGGCCATCTTTCTAACTACACTCACCTTCCAATTGCCCTACTGTGGCCCCAATGAGGTGGACTATTACTTCTGCAATATcccagtgatgctgaagctggcttGTGCAGATACCTCTGCACTAGAGATGGTGGGGTTCATCAGTGTGGGTCTCATGCCCCTCAGCTGCTTCCTTCTCATCCTCACCTCCTACAACTGCATCGTTTACTCCATTCTTCAAATCCGATCGACTGAAGGCCAACGGCGTGCCTTCTCCACCTGCAGCGCCCACCTCACTGCCATCCTCCTCTCCTTTATGCCAGTGGTTCTCATCTACCTGCAGCCCACCCCTAACCCCTGGCTTAATGCAACTGTTCAGGTCCTGAATAACCTTGTCACCCCCATGCTAAACCCCTTGATCTACAGTTTGAGAAATAAGGAAGTGAAATATTCTCTGAGGAAGGTAGTAGAGGAGATGGCCCTCATTCATGAGAAGTGA